The Trueperaceae bacterium DNA segment TCGACGTGCTCCACGAGATCAAGTGGGAGCAGGACGGCAGTCTGGCGTTCCGCCGCTCCTGCGCCCACGGCATCTGCGGCTCGGACGCGATGACCATCAACGGCAGCAACCGTCTCGCCTGCAAGGTGCTGGTCAAGGACCTGGGTGAGCGGATCACCATCGAACCGCTGCGCGCTTTCCCGGTACTGAAGGACATGATCGTCGATATGGAGCCGTTCTTCGACTCCTACAAAGAGGTCCTGCCCTACTTCATCAACGACGACCCGGAGCCGGCCCAGGAGAGGCTGCAGAGCCCCGAGGACCGGGAGATCTTCGACGCCACTACCAAGTGCATCCTCTGCGCCTGCTGCACCTCGTCGTGCCCGATCTTCTGGACCAACGGCCGCTACATCGGTCCGGCTGCGATCGTGAACGCCCACCGCTTCATCTTCGACTCCCGGGACCAGGGATACGCCCAGCGGCTCGAGGTGATGAACCGCATGAACGGGGTTTGGCGCTGCCGCACCGCCTACAACTGCACCGAGGCCTGTCCGCGCGACATCCCTATCACTCAGGCGATCGAGCAGGTGAAGAGGGAGATCGCTCGCAGCCGGGCGTGAACGAGAAGAGCTGCTCGCGATGTTGATCAATCGCCTCTTCCCTGGAAGCGACTGAGCAACGCCCACTCAAGGCCTAAGCACTCCGGTAGTTATCCCGTACTGGAAAGCGGGTTCGTCCTGCGCCACGTAGATGTTCACGGTCCGACTGAAGCTCGGGTTCATGGTGTCGCCGATGATCGCTTCGACCTCCTGGTGCCCGCCCTTCTCGTCGTCGAGACTAAGGGTCACTTCGGCACCGCAGCCGTAGGCAGAGAGGAGCTCGCGGCTGACCGCGATGTGCCTCCACGGTTCCAACACGATCCCGCAGGCGCCCGCACCGCCGGTCACGAAGGAGAAGCCGATCCGCTCGAGGCGCACCGGCCCCGGGGGAACCGGCTCGGGATCGGCCACCCGGGCCTGCTGCTCCTGCGGCTGAGGTTCCGGATCGGGCCGACTCTCGGCCTCTTCTGCGCTGGCACTCGGTCCTTCGATCTCTTCCGGGGAGATGGGGTCGATGGGGATCGGGGAGATGCCGGCGCGGCTCTGGGAGTCGTCGCTCTCCCGTGTCGGAGGGTCCCGGTCGACCGGCCGCGCCTCGTCCCGATTGAGGGTTAGGAGCGTCCAGGTGATCCCGAACGCCACGATGATGAGGGTGACGATGAGGGCGATGTCGATGATCTTCTCCCTCATCTAGCGGTCCTCCCTGCGCCTGGCGCCCCCCGAGTCATCAGGCACCGACCAGAGCCACTGCTTCTACTTCGATGGCCACGTCTCGCGGGAGGCGCGCCACCTGTACAGCGCTGCGGGCGGGCGGCTCGGTGCCGAAGAACTCGCCGTAGACCTCGTTGAAGGCCGAGAAGTCGTTCATGTCGGCGAGGAAGCAGGTACACTTCACCACCTGCTCGAGGCTCGAGCCTCCGGCTTCGAGGACGGCCCGAAGGTTCTCCATCACCTGGCGCGTCTGTTCGCGGACGTCTCCGGCGACGAGCGTGCCGTCCGGTCGCAGGGGTATCTGCCCCGAGGTGAACAGCAGTCCACCCGTCCTGATCGCCTGACTGTAAGGACCGATCGCCGAGGGCGCGTTGGGGGTGCTGATCATCGATCTGGCCATGGCCTACTCTACCGTGGCCCAGACTACCGCTCGGGCGCGGCAGCGGCCGAGGAGGCTAGCGGGCGAGCGAGAAGATCACTATCAGAAGCAGCAGGTAGAGAGAGCCGAGCAGCCAGACCCGGTACGGGTACCACTTCTGCTTGCGAAGCCTGCTGAAGATGTCCTGGGTGGCGTAGGTCTCCTCGATCTTGCGAACTCCGCTCATCGTCTCGCCCAGGTT contains these protein-coding regions:
- a CDS encoding RidA family protein — its product is MARSMISTPNAPSAIGPYSQAIRTGGLLFTSGQIPLRPDGTLVAGDVREQTRQVMENLRAVLEAGGSSLEQVVKCTCFLADMNDFSAFNEVYGEFFGTEPPARSAVQVARLPRDVAIEVEAVALVGA
- a CDS encoding succinate dehydrogenase iron-sulfur subunit yields the protein MQITVRIKRYDPEKDKRPHWEEYQVEANPSDRVLDVLHEIKWEQDGSLAFRRSCAHGICGSDAMTINGSNRLACKVLVKDLGERITIEPLRAFPVLKDMIVDMEPFFDSYKEVLPYFINDDPEPAQERLQSPEDREIFDATTKCILCACCTSSCPIFWTNGRYIGPAAIVNAHRFIFDSRDQGYAQRLEVMNRMNGVWRCRTAYNCTEACPRDIPITQAIEQVKREIARSRA